The following are from one region of the Vibrio rarus genome:
- the pncC gene encoding nicotinamide-nucleotide amidase, protein MSETSLDNLSHRVGQLLKKQGYLMTTAESCTGGGVAQAITEIAGSSAWFDRSFVTYSNEAKMEMLGVEAQSLLRFGAVSEEVATEMALGAVQNSRAQLAVSITGIAGPGGGSEDKPVGTVCFALAVGGGIIQVQRCLFVGDRTQVRNQSVYHSLQLIEKYMKNI, encoded by the coding sequence ATGTCTGAAACTTCGTTGGATAATTTAAGTCATCGTGTGGGTCAATTGCTCAAAAAGCAGGGTTACCTAATGACAACAGCCGAATCATGCACCGGTGGCGGTGTTGCTCAGGCCATTACTGAAATTGCCGGAAGCTCTGCGTGGTTTGATCGCTCTTTTGTGACTTATAGCAATGAAGCCAAAATGGAAATGCTCGGGGTAGAAGCCCAATCATTGTTGCGCTTTGGTGCCGTGAGTGAAGAAGTCGCCACAGAGATGGCATTAGGGGCTGTACAAAACTCTCGTGCACAGCTTGCCGTTTCTATTACTGGTATTGCAGGCCCAGGTGGAGGCAGTGAAGATAAGCCCGTGGGCACTGTGTGTTTTGCTTTAGCGGTAGGGGGGGGCATTATACAGGTACAACGCTGTCTTTTTGTTGGGGATCGAACTCAAGTGAGAAATCAGTCTGTTTATCATTCTCTTCAACTTATTGAAAAGTATATGAAAAACATCTAA